A genome region from Sceloporus undulatus isolate JIND9_A2432 ecotype Alabama chromosome 1, SceUnd_v1.1, whole genome shotgun sequence includes the following:
- the LOC121919736 gene encoding uncharacterized protein LOC121919736 codes for MSPLRSTGTCQPPTHHEGKHMNTQQETEQMFPKLLLSWLSEVQKRHGEPSQTQQVVTSWANHHQNETSERQRKNEKHLYCVRNMYYFSLLNMALSKRLLEENGQFDHIRKQQTLHDLMEYLFPSEHEGSGVNQKRKIVGAKQQEMHHKDTSQIFRFLKENKTLKQEKEKELVEIIEDEKNNITPFTKYEMIPVPLTLEDVALYNPVLEAKLLGNYWTNYADQDLINNKEKY; via the exons ATGTCTCCACTGCGGTCTACAGGTACTTGCCAGCCTCCAACTCATCATGAGGGTAAACACATGAACACCCAGCAAGAAACTGAGCAAATGTTTCCCAAG TTGCTGCTCTCTTGGCTTTCTGAAGTGCAGAAAAGGCATGGGGAGCCATCCCAAACCCAGCAGGTGGTGACTTCTTGGGCTAATCATCATCAG AATGAAACAtctgaaagacaaagaaaaaatgaaaaacatcttTACTGTGTGCGCAATATGTATTATTTTTCCCTTCTGAACATGGCTTTATCCAAGAG ACTTCTAGAAGAAAATGGACAGTTTGATCACATCAGAAAACAGCAAACCCTTCATGATCTG ATGGAATATTTATTTCCAAGTGAGCATGAAGGATCTGGAGTGAATCAAAAAAGAAAGATAGTGGGTGCAAAACAACAGGAAATGCATCATAAGGACACCTCACAAATATTCagatttctaaaagaaaataagacattgaagcaggagaaagagaaagaacttGTTGAAat AATAGAAGATGAGAAAAATAATATTACTCCCTTTACCAAATATGAAATGATTCCTGTGCCTTTAACTTTGGAAGATGTTGCTCTGTACAATCCAGTTTTG GAAGCCAAACTTTTAGGCAACTACTGGACAAACTATGCTGACCAAGACCTCATCAACAATAAGgaaaaatattaa